In one Myotis daubentonii chromosome 1, mMyoDau2.1, whole genome shotgun sequence genomic region, the following are encoded:
- the LCMT2 gene encoding tRNA wybutosine-synthesizing protein 4, with protein MGPRSRERRAGAVQSTNDSSALSKSSLATRGYVRDAFAALLVPGSARRAPLIHRGYYVRARAVRHCVRAFLERTCAAPGAPRAQILSLGAGSDSLYFRLKAAGRLSWAAVFEVDFPDVARRKSQRIRDTPELCAITGPFRSGDPASALCFESSDYRILGLDLRQLERLDRALAAAGLDEAAPTLLLAEAVLTYLEPDNAAALIAWAAQRFPDALFVIYEQMRPHDPFGQFMQQHFQQLNSPLHGLDRFPDVASQQLRFLQAGWTACRAMDMNEFYRCLLPAEERRRMENLEPFDEFEEWHLKCAHYFILAASKGDTLSQTWVLSPPELFPRVEPASPSGTLLAKVVTSDSQGPHFKRYGHASVLLSPGILSAGGFGEQEGRHCRVSKFHLLSRCCDFEWKGKPIGSRGTEAQWDGRLYHTMTRLSDTQVLVLGGRLSPVTPAVGILQLRFCKSEDDSAEDLNVTVTKAGTEGDSTLSCWRHSTTQVSYENQKYLFVYGGRSVGEPVLSDWHFLHVGTMTWVRIPVEGEAPGGRHSHSACSWQGGALIAGGLGASEEPLSSVVFLKPTTCGFLWESVAIQPPITPRYSHTAHVLNGKLLLVGGVWIHSSSVPGVTVIDLTTGLSSEFQIDTTGVPWPLMLHNHTSILLPEEQQLLLLGGGGNCFSFGTYFNPHTVTLDLSSLSAGQ; from the coding sequence ATGGGCCCGCGGAGCCGCGAGCGCCGGGCGGGAGCCGTGCAGAGTACCAACGACAGCAGCGCCCTCAGCAAGAGCTCCCTGGCCACGCGCGGGTACGTGCGCGACGCCTTCGCCGCGCTGCTAGTGCCGGGGAGCGCGCGCCGCGCGCCGCTCATCCACCGCGGCTACTACGTCCGCGCACGCGCTGTCCGGCACTGCGTGCGCGCCTTCCTGGAACGGACGTGCGCGGCCCCGGGAGCGCCTCGCGCCCAGATCCTGTCGCTGGGCGCGGGCTCGGACTCGCTGTATTTTCGCCTCAAAGCTGCAGGCCGCCTGTCCTGGGCTGCGGTATTTGAGGTCGATTTTCCAGACGTGGCGCGGCGCAAATCGCAGAGGATTAGAGACACGCCGGAACTGTGCGCGATAACCGGGCCTTTCCGGAGCGGGGACCCTGCGTCAGCGCTGTGCTTTGAGAGTTCGGACTACCGCATCCTGGGCTTGGACTTGAGGCAGCTGGAGCGATTGGACCGGGCCCTGGCCGCCGCGGGCCTTGATGAAGCCGCACCCACTTTGCTCCTCGCTGAGGCCGTGCTGACCTACCTGGAACCGGATAATGCAGCGGCCCTCATCGCCTGGGCAGCCCAGCGTTTTCCTGATGCTCTTTTCGTGATCTACGAGCAGATGAGGCCGCATGACCCCTTTGGCCAGTTCATGCAGCAACATTTTCAGCAGCTCAATTCTCCTTTGCATGGCCTGGACCGCTTCCCCGACGTGGCGTCCCAGCAGCTCCGCTTCCTCCAGGCTGGCTGGACTGCCTGCAGGGCCATGGACATGAATGAATTCTATCGCTGCCTCCTACCCGCAGAAGAACGTCGGCGCATGGAAAATCTCGAACCCTTTGACGAGTTTGAGGAGTGGCATCTGAAGTGCGCCCACTATTTCATTCTGGCCGCTTCTAAGGGAGACACTCTCTCCCAAACTTGGGTGCTTTCACCCCCAGAGCTGTTTCCTCGGGTAGAGCCTGCTTCCCCTTCCGGGACCCTCCTTGCCAAGGTGGTCACTAGTGACAGCCAGGGCCCACACTTTAAGAGATATGGCCACGCCTCTGTCCTCTTGAGCCCAGGCATTCTCAGCGCAGGTGGATTTGGAGAGCAGGAGGGGCGGCACTGCCGAGTGAGCAAGTTCCACTTGCTCTCAAGATGCTGTGACTTTGAATGGAAAGGCAAACCAATAGGCAGTCGGGGGACTGAAGCTCAGTGGGATGGACGCCTTTATCACACCATGACGAGACTTTCCGATACTCAGGTTCTGGTTCTGGGAGGGAGACTGTCCCCAGTAACTCCAGCCGTGGGGATTCTCCAACTTCGTTTTTGTAAGAGTGAGGATGATAGCGCCGAGGATCTAAATGTAACGGTAACAAAAGCTGGCACAGAAGGAGATTCCACTTTGTCATGTTGGCGGCATTCAACAACACAAGTGTCCTATGAAAATCAGAAGTATTTGTTTGTCTATGGGGGCCGAAGTGTGGGGGAACCTGTATTGAGTGACTGGCATTTTCTCCACGTGGGGACAATGACTTGGGTCAGGATCCCAGTGGAGGGGGAAGCACCTGGAGGTCGGCATTCCCACAGTGCCTGCAGCTGGCAAGGGGGAGCCCTTATTGCTGGAGGCCTGGGTGCTTCTGAGGAGCCATTGAGCTCCGTAGTCTTTCTGAAACCAACCACTTGTGGATTCCTCTGGGAATCAGTTGCTATCCAGCCTCCCATTACCCCAAGGTACTCCCACACAGCTCATGTGCTTAATGGGAAGCTCCTACTGGTTGGAGGGGTCTGGATTCATTCCTCCTCAGTTCCCGGGGTGACTGTTATCGATTTGACTACAGGATTGAGCTCTGAGTTTCAGATTGACACAACAGGTGTGCCATGGCCTCTAATGTTGCACAACCATACCAGCATCCTCCTTCCTGAAGAGCAACAGCTCCTGCTCCTTGGAGGTGGTGGGAACTGCTTTTCCTTTGGCACCTACTTCAACCCCCATACAGTAACATTAGACCTTTCTTCCCTGAGTGCTGGGCAGTAG